The Maridesulfovibrio hydrothermalis AM13 = DSM 14728 DNA window TCATATGCGTCGGCCTGAATTACAAAGATCATGCAGGCGAGATTGATATGGAAATCCCGGACGAACCGATGATTTTCTTTAAACCACCGTCTGCTGTTATCGGAAACGGGGATGCCATCATTCTTCCCTCAGCATCTGAGCAGGTTGACTTCGAAGGAGAGCTGGCCGTCATCATAGGACAGCCCGTTAAAAATGTTCCGCCTGAAAAGGTTCTCCCGCTTATTTTCGGGTACTCCTGCGCCAACGATGTGACCGCAAGAGATTTCCAACGTAAAGACCGTCTGTTCACCAGAGCCAAAGGGTTTGACACTTTCGCCCCCATCGGCCCCTGTATTGAAACAGAAATCGACACCAGCTCACTTACTATGCGAACTATTGTTAATGATAAGGTCAGACAGGAAGCAAACACGGCGGACATGGCCTACAGTCCTGCGGAACTGGTCAGCTACATATCACATATTATGACCCTGAACCCGGGTGATGTGATCATGACGGGAACTCCATCGGGTATCGGAAAACTCACCGCCGGAGATCGCGTTGAAATAGAAATTGAAGGCATCGGAAAACTCAGTAATCCTGTGCTTTCTGATGAATCGTTAAATACTCCGGTGCAGTAGCCCCTGAAAAAGGCTGGTTGTCGCCAAAGATATAAAAAAATATTTTCCAAAACCTCGCACCGGGACTTGCTTTCGTAAGCAATATCCCGTAAAGGTGCGTAGCCAAATTCGCACATTCCGGTCTTAGTTAAGGGTGCCTGCAATTGTTGCAGGTTCAGATTTACCGGAATGGAGGAAAAACCCAGGAGGAAATTATGGCATATGTAACTATGAAACAGATGCTGGAGACCGGCGTTCACTTTGGTCACCAGACCCGCAGATGGAATCCCAAAATGCGTCCTTACATTTTCGGCGCACGTAACGGCATTCACATCATGGACCTTCAGCAGACTGTAAAACTGTTCCGTACAGCTCACGACTTCATCGCTGACGCTGTTGCTCAGGGCGGAAAAGTACTTTTCATCGGTACCAAACGTCAGGCACAGGAATCTATTGCAGCTGAAGCAAGCCGCGCCGGCATGTTCCACGTAACTCATCGCTGGATGGGTGGAACACTGACCAACTTCCAGACCATCAAACGTCGTATTGACCGTCTGAAAAAACTGGAAGAAATGTTCGAAGATGGTTCCATTAAACGTTTTCCTAAAAAAGAAATCGTAATGATGGGCCGCGAAGTTAAAAAACTGACTCTCGCACTCGGCGGTATCAAAGATCTCCACGGTGCTCCCAGCGTTGCATTCGTTATTGACCCTAAGCGTGAACAGATCGCCATTCAGGAATGCCGTAAACTGGGTATCCCTGTAGTTGCAGTTGTTGACTCTAACTGCGATCCAGACATGGTTGATTTCATCATCCCCGGTAACGATGATGCTATCCGCGCAATCAAACTTTTCGCTACCCATATGGCTGACGCGTGCCTTGAAGGTGCTGCCCGCCGTAAAGAAGATAAAGAAATGGAAGCTGAGAAAACCAAAGCTACCGAAAAAGCTGAAGAAGCTCCTCAGGAGGCTAAATAGTCATGGCTATTACTGCACAGATGGTAAAGTCCCTGCGCGAACAGACCGGCGTAGGCATGATGGATTGTAAGAAAGCTCTCGCTGAATGTGATGGCAATGAAGAAAAAGCTATCAAACACCTTCGCGAAAAAGGTCTTGCCAAAGCAGCCAAGAAAGCAGGCCGTGCAACAAGCGAAGGCCTGATCGGAACTTACATGCACAGCAATGGTAAGCTCTCCGCTATGGTTGAACTGAAATGTGAAACTGACTTTGTTGCTAAAGCAGATCAGTTCATTCAGCTTTCCAAAGACCTCGCTATGCAGGTTGCAGCTACTAACCCTACCTGCGTCAGCCCTGACGAACTTCCTCAGGATGTTCTGGAAAAAGAAAAAGAAATCTACCTCCAGCAGGCAATTGCCGAAGGCAAGCCTGAAAAATTCGCTACCAAGATCGTCGAAGGACGTATCAATAAATACTACAAGGAAGTCTGCCTTCTTGAACAGCCCTTCATCAAGGACGACAAGAAGACCATTAAAGACCTCCTTAACGAGACCATCGCAATTCTCGGCGAGAACATGCAGATCGGACGAATCGCCCGTATCAACCTCGCTGAAGCAGCCGATGCCGCTTCCGAAGAAGGCGAAGCTGAATAAGACCTCATTAAAACGGGCCGCAAGGCCCGTTTTTTTTGTCCAATTTTTAACAAGCGAACCACCCTGTACCAAGGAATAAATTGGCTATAAAACAACTTGCTCCATATTGCGCCAAAACCAGGCACAAATTACCTATACCTGAAGACCATCGACACCTTCAGGACTATCGGGAATTTCTGCAGTGGAAATTTTTCTAAGCTCAAGTTCAATACGTTTTTTAAACCGTATGAATTTGAGCTTTTTATCGGAGCACTTATTTAGACCGATTGCATGAAAAAACTTTTCTGCTGACATCGGTAGAATTCCTTGAAACAGATATAAATATTGCATTGTATCCGGATTACAGGGAGGACAAGCTCCTCCCTAGGCACAAATAAAAAATCCGGGATCAGGCAGCGTACTCATAACCGGATAAGATCCGCGGAAAAACGGGGGAAAGTATGGACAAATCCCTCTAGGGACGGGTAATGATCAAACTCAGCGGTGAGGCACTCGCCGGAGATCAGCAATTCGGCATTAAACCATCAGCAATCAGCCAGTTCGCAGGCGAAATCGCAGCAGCGGCAAAAGCCGGACTGCAGGTTGCTCTGGTAATCGGCGGCGGCAATATTTTTCGCGGAATGTCTGATTCTGCTAAAGGCATGGACCGTGCATCTGCCGACTACATGGGAATGCTTGCAACCATCATGAATGCATTAGCTGTTCAGGATGCTCTTGAAAAAATGGGCTGCGACACTCGTGTTATGTCCGCAATCCCCATGCAGGCTGTTGCTGAGCCTTACATCCGCCGCAGAGCCATCCGCCACCTTGAAAAAGGACGGGTGGTAATTTGTGCTGCCGGCACAGGTAACCCTTATTTTACTACTGATACCGCAGCAGCACTTAGGGCCATGGAGCTTAAAACCGAGGCCATTATTAAGGCGACCAAGGTTGACGGAGTCTATGATAAAGACCCCATGAAGTACGACGATGCAGTTAAATATGAATCTATCACCTACCTTGAGACACTTGAAAAAAGACTGGGTGTAATGGACTCCACAGCCACTTCACTGGCTATGGACAACGACATGCCCATAATTGTCTTCAACCTTTTCGAAGAAGGAAATATCGGAAGAGTTGTAAGAGGTGAAAAGATTGGAACAATTGTTCACGGAGGATAATAATGATTAGTGAAGTTCTTGCCGATGGCAAAAAGAGAATGGAAGGCGCTCTGACCAGCCTTGAAAGCGATTTTGGTAAGCTCCGCACCGGCAGAGCCTCTACCTCGCTTGTTGATCAGATTTCAGTGGATTACTACGGAACCCCCACCCCTATTAATCAACTCGCTTCTGTTTCTATACCTGATTCCCGCACTGTTGCGATTCAGCCATGGGACAAGGGAGCTTTCCCCCTGATTGAAAAAGCTTTAATGCTTTCAGATCTCGGACTTAATCCCGTAAACGACGGCAAGCTGCTGCGTATCTCCATTCCGCTGCTCACAGAAGAACGCCGTAAAGAACTGGTAAAAATCGCCAAAAAATATACTGAAGATTCTAAAGTTGCACTTCGTAACGTTCGCCGTGACATGAACGATACCCTGAAAAAGCTGGAAAAGGACAAGGAAATTTCCGAAGACGAACAGCGCAAAGCTCAGGATGATGTTCAGAAAATGACCGACCTGTACGTAAAAAAATGTGATGAAGCATGCAACGCAAAAGAAAAGGAAATTCTGGAAATCTAATACAATGATGCCCCGACATTTAGCCGTCATCATGGACGGCAATGGAAGGTGGGCAAAGGCTCGCGGACTCTCCAGAAGTGAGGGACACAAAGCCGGAACAGAAGCAGCAAAAGCAATTGTCACCAAATGCCGTAAACTCGGTATAAAACATCTGACCCTGTACACCTTTTCCAAGGAGAACTGGGCCAGACCGAAAGATGAAATTGCAACGCTCTTCGACCTGTTAAAAGTCTTTCTAAAGAAAGAACTGAGCAGCCTGCGCGAGCAGGACATACGCCTTAAAATCCTTAAGGGGCTCTCGGAGTTCCCCTTCGGCGTAAGACAGGTTATTGCCCACACCATCAAAAAGACTGAGAATTGTAACTCCATGACCCTTAACCTTGCCTTGAATTATTCAGGCAGGGATGAAATCGTGCGAGCCTGCAAAAAAATGATTTCTGCCGGAATCAGTGAAGATGAGATCACAGAAGAGCGAATTTCCGGATATCTGTATACAGCCGGACAGCCCGATCCAGATCTAATTATCCGCACCAGCGGTGAGCAAAGATTATCCAATTATCTGCTCTACCAAGCCGCCTACTCGGAACTTTATTTCACTGATGTGTACTGGCCTGACTTCAGCCCCGAAGAACTTGATAAAGCGATAGCTGATTACGCCGGCCGCCAACGCCGCTTCGGAAAAACAGGCGACCAGATTTAATCACTGTTTTCAAAGACAAAAGAAAGTCCCCATGAAGATTATTCCTCATGGGGACTTTCTTTTGCGCCCGTAAAACTTCACATACAACACTCTTTTTAAACATGTTATATACGATTACCATCTGTGAAATGGCTATATCCAACAATATGACTGCTATAAATAAGTTTAATACAAAATCAAAGTATTTCATTTTTTTGTATAAAAAAAATCAAACCACTTTATAATAATTGTAAAGTATGCAATATATTATGATTAGATAGCGCAGAATATAAACTGAAGCAATCGACGTATAATACACGCATTTTTATTGAATTAACATGATAAGAGGGAGGTCTTTCATGTCTTTAAGAATATGGAGCTACTTTGCCATCACCCTGTGTCTTATAACCTCGGGGTGTATTCCAAAAAATACAAAGAGAGCACAAGAACCTCCAGTTCATACGGCTGTCAGAACCGAAACAATTGTTATCACGCCAATTGTAACGGGAACCTCTCTCATGAAAAGCAATGTCCGCGAAGTGGCTTCATCAAAATCAGATATTGTTGATGTCCTGCCCAAAGGAACCCAAGTTGAACTTACCGGTAAAAACGGCAACTGGTACCATGTCAAACGGATCAACTCTCAGGCTAAGTCAGGCTTTGTTTATCATAAACTGATTGCTCTTGATTTTGACAACTATCTCGGCACAAAGGGTAAAAACAAACAGTCCGCTTTAGTCTACAACGCTCCTTCTGAGAAAGCCAAAACTGCCATTAAAATTATGGCCCGGACTCCTTTTGATATTGTTGGCTATGAAAATGGTTTTTATAAGGTTAAAGGCGAACACTTTAAGGGATATCTCAAAGCTGACCTGTGCGTAGCAGATCCCAGTAGTGCGATAGCAAAAACAAAAACTGTCACGATCTCATCTTCGGGCAATACTGGCAAAATTCAAAAAATTAAAAACGGGCAATATGCTGTCCCTCCTCAAAAAGCTCAATCTTCAAAAAAATACGCCTCTAAAAAAACAAGCAAAACAAAATTTAGATCCAGTAGTTCTTCAAGCAAAAAAAGAACTGCAATAAAAAAGAGAAGTTCAAGTGAACCCAATGCCGCAGCAACCCTTTTTGGAGCATTCGCTTCCGCCCTGCTCGGCGGAGGTTCTCAAAATAGAGCGGTTCGCCCCCAATCACAAAATGATGCCCTTAAAGACATTCTTAAAAGTATAAGCGCAGGTAAAGAACTTGCGCAGCAAACTGTGAAAATCCGCGAACAAATGCTTGGCGCACTTAACGAAACACGAGCCTTGCAGTCACTCATAGGTGCGACTGTTGCCGCAATGAATACCAACTACAAAATAGCCGAACAAACCGCGCGCGGCGTAAGTTCTACCGGAATGAAAAAAATATCCATCAAAGCTTTCATTCAGGACCTTTCATATGAACCGACTGAATCTATTGAAAGTGCCGCAGTTAAAATCGCCCAAAATGGTAAAAGGCTTAAGGCACTGGAAAGCAGGATCAAATCAGAGGCAGACACTTTCTCACAGCTGAATTCACAGCAATTGCAAAATATGGATTCCATAATTGATTCTTTCTCCACCAACCTGCATGCATCCAATGCTCTTTATGATTTCAGCATTGCTAAATCAAACAATGTAATCTTGAGAATCGATAGAGCAGTAACAGCTTATGACGAAAAGGCCGGCCCGATGGCCGCAGAAGCAACGAAACAGGCAGGAATTATCGCACTCGCCACTGCCCAGCTTGTCTCTCAAATCAGTAATGCTCAAAGCAACCCTCTCGGAGCTTTAACGGCTCTCCCGCGCTTGATGGAAATTCAGGAAGAATTAACGACTCTCTCCGGACTGTTTCAAGACTTCCAGGCTGATTACGAATACATTGAAAACAACTCTGCTATCATAAGCAAACAGGGACAGGATATCAGCAGAATTATCATGACCGCGCGCCGCAAAAATACTCAGATAACCACCATGCTTGAATCATATTACCAAAAAAAATTGAGCCTCAGTAAAAGACTAAAAAGTAAATTGGCAAGGCAGACTGAATCAGGTTATAAAACAGTTGAAAAGAAAGCCTCCTCTGTCGCACTGGCGGAAGACCTGCTTGATTAATATAAAATAAATGGAGAATTTGTATGAAAAAAATTAAAATTATCATCCTCTGTATGGCTGTAATGCTGGCTCTTGCTGCTTGCGGATTCAAGCATGCCGATTCAGCAAAATCATCAATGCACAACGTAAACCAGTCTGCTCAAGACCTGAAAAATGAAACTCAGGTTTCAAAGCAAAAAACAGAAGAGATCAAAGAGCAGGAAGCTCAAGATTCCACAGAGGACTACAAGTGGTAAAAAAATGAATCGTAGACTGAGTATTATCCTTATTATGCTTGTTGCTTTGCTTTCAGCCTCCTTGGCGGAAGCCAGAGAACTTTACATTATCCCCTCTGCCATAGGTAAAGTGCGTAATAAAGAAAAAGACAGGCATAAAACGGAACTTGAAACGATTCTAAAAGACAAAGAATTCAAAAAAGCACTACGCAAAGGTGTACTTGGATTCCTTAGACGCGCGGCGGCCAAAAATGAAGGCGTAAACATCAAAAGAGCCGGATTCAAGACAAAATTTGACCCCGAGTCGATTCTAATTCCCCTGCTTTTTGTGGACAATGTGATTTCTTTTGTGGATAAATTCGGCAGTGAAGAACAGGCTCTGTACAAAGGCAGTGTTTATATCGGCATAAACTTTCTGCTTTTTCAGGCCAAATCCGAATCGCTCGTATACTCGGCCCCGATGCTCGTATCAGTTCCGTATCTCAATAAAACTAAAAATTTCAGTCTGACTCCGCTTGCCGGACAAATCAGAGCTGCAATTGTTGAATTCTTTACTGACCGCAAAAGGCTTAAGCCGGACGCTCAAGACGAACTTGGCAACTGCCTTGCGGATCTGGAATATCTATTTTCAACAAAAACCTGTGAAATAAAAAACATTACTCTTTCAAAAGGCACGATCAAACGAATTAGAAACGTAGATAAGTACAAATCACTGGCCCAGATGCTTGCCTCACAGGCCCTGTCTCAAGATCATTTAGTTTTGCCGCCCAAATCCAGATTTCCAGCTATCCGCCGAGGGTTGCACGCTGCTGTTTCCATGTTCGGCGTATCATTTCAGCAAGGAGCCGAAAAATCCGGTTTTTCTGAACGGGATAACGTCTATCAAACTGAAATGCGTATGCCCAAACCGGAAATAATTTACGGCCTGACAGTTAAAACCGGCACCAGAGACAATGATCTGGGGCCATACATTGAGCGCAATTACACCACGGCGGCTTATCTGCAAGGTGGCGGTGAAATCATCAAATGCATCAAAGGCGTTGAAGTAACTCTGGCCAAAAGACATACAACTGTTTCTGATGTCCACTTTTATAACAGCCTAATCAATGCCCTGTCTGATCTGGATACCTGCAAAAAGTAATTCCGCCTCATTAACGGCAGCCAAGGAGAATCTTATGCACAGAACAAAACTCATCCTGTCCACCCTTCTCAGCATTATGCTCATTACCGCCTTTGCGGGAAGCGGCTTTTGCGGAAGCAAAGACGGATTTAAAATTTACGACAGGAAAGGCAAGCCAACCATTGTCTTTTCTCTGGTACCACGCATCAAAGGCGAAAACCTTTCACCGCAGGAATGTGAAAGTCTTATTCGCAACTTGAACAAATCCCTGCAACAGGAATTTAATGAAGCTGGATTTGAAACCCACCGTGACCGTATGATTACAGGATTCCTGCTGGATTCATGCAAGCGGTCCTATGCCACTCAGCAGCAGACCGTAACCGAAGATGAAATAATATCCATTGCCCGCGACAACGCCGTAGATTACGTAGTCATCGGCATGTCAGAAGTAGATATCGAATATGATGAAGACTACGAACAATACACTGCCTTAGTCGATATCAACGGAGATTTTCTCGGGGTTGAATTCGACCCGCCAAGCTCCTACGCCCTCAACCTGACAGGCGAATACATGCATCCCCAAAAGGATCGGCTTATCAAGCTGGCAATGATCGATATCTCCCGCAAAATAGCCAGACTCAGAACGATTGATACAGTTCTTAAGCACTGGGAAAGAAATAACAAAAAGAAATAATTAGGAAACAAGATTTTTGGCAGCACTCCGCAGGCTTAAACCTGCCTCAAATAAAATTAAACTTCCTACTGCTTTTATTGAATAACGCCCTCTTTGCCTGATGTGATTTACCTCAACTAAAAAAGAAGGCTGGATATTTTGACTATCGGCAGTCAAGATATCCAGCCTTCAAACTTATCCATTTTCATTACTTTCAAACCGCCGAAGCCTCATCACTAATCCTCATCAATCTGTGAAGGATCAAGCTCAGCATGGGCGTATTCCATAAGCAATCCTGATTCCATAAAAAGATTACAGATATCGGAATCAATATGATTGTCCTTGACCATAAAGCCGAGAATTTCAATTGCCTGCGCAAGCTTCATGGGCTTCTTGTAGGGACGGTCTTTTGCTGTGAGTGCTTCAAAAATATCAGCAACAGCCATGATTCTGGCCTGTAATGGCAACTCATCTTCCCCAAGACCTTTGGGATATCCGGAACCGTCCAGTCTTTCATGATGCCCTGCTGCGTATTCAGGAACACGGAGTAGACGTTTGGGAAACGGAAGTCTGGAAAGCATTTCAAAAGTGATGGCCGCATGGCTTTCGATAATCTTCCGTTCGTCGTCAGTAAGAGTGCCTTTGCGTATACAGAGGTTCAGCACCTCGTTTTCGGTCAACCAGTTAAAGGTTTCACCATTACTTTCATAAGTCCGTGCGGCGATATCCTCTACCCGTGCAATTCGATCATCGGACATAAATTCTTTGGGAATATTACATGAAGAAATAAATAAACGATCATCTTCCACCTGTTCCAGCTTAACAGCATAACTCATTTCAATTTCGGATAATTTTTCAGGCGTGGCTCCATTTTTCATAGCCTCGATTGTTTCTTCAAGCTGCCTGTTTTTTATAATTTCACTGATGAGACGGAACCGTGCATCTACTAATTCTGACCGGTCAAAAATTGTTTCGAGCTTTGTAGATTTATCTACCACATGCTCAGGGATGGAAATTTTACCGACATCATGCATCCATGCTGCCAGCTTAAGCTCTTCAAGTTCATCATTGCTCAGATGAACATCTGCATATTTTCCTTCCTCAATACTGTTGATTTTGTCGGCTATCATCATAGTGATAGTCACCACGCGCTCGATATGCCCATTTGTATACGGGGATTTGGCATCAATTGCGGCTGCAATACTCTGGATAACAGAATATAAAAGATCTTTAAGCCCCTGAATGAGCTGGGCATTAGTTAGAGCTATGGCAGCCTGCGAAGCGAGCGAACCGACAATATCCACCACATTGGACGAAAATTCTATAACTTCGCCGTCCTCATCCAAAGCATTCAGAAGCTGCAAAACCCCGATAATATCCTGTTCATGGTTTTTAAGAGCAAGCACAAGCATGGATTTGGAGTGATAACCAGTTGCTGCATCATATTTTCTGGGACCGGTAAAATCAAACCCCTCAGCTTCGTACACATCAGCAATATTAACGGTTTCACCAGTCAGTGCACAGTATGAGGATACATTAGATTTATTAGGCTTATTGCCCGCATAGTAAAGAGGAACGGCAGGAAGGGTAATCTCATTACCGCTTGTTCCCCCCATGCGTACCTGCATAGTATCATTTTGAAGGATCGAAAAATCCAGTTTACGACCCTGCTTATCTACAATATAAAGAGTCCCTGCATCCGCTTTGGTCAAAACTCTTGCTTCATCAACGATCATTTCAAGCAATCGCTCAAGCCGTGTTTCCCCGGACAGAGCAAGGCCGATCTCGGTCAGACGATCTACGAGGCTCATCTGAGTCTCTAAAACAGAAAACACAGCGGCCTTCATAGGGCAGGTTAAATCCTCAATAGCTTGCTGACAGACTGTTCGCCGGGACTTTGCCACAACATCATCAAGAAACTTCTCAATGTCAGAAATTCCCGCAGCTGTTAATTCAGCAATATTTTTCCGCAAGCTCATCCCCTCCAAAATCAATACACTTAAAACAAAAAATACATTTAATACTTAAATTTTAAGAAATTACTACATACAAAGCTGCTTTGAAGCAAATCATATTTAAAATTATATCCTATATGAGCCAAAATACTACCAGTTTATGACTCTATTACCAACAGAACTTACCATTGCACAAAATCAACATGGAAAAAAAGTTTTTTCTGCCAATATGCAGGTTATATGTTTTTCCCCAATTATGATTCAACTAATATTAAAAAGTATCTCATAACGGGTTGCCCGATACCTATTAATGAATTATAAAAACGAAGTTTTTTGTAAATTCAAGCTCATTATTGTTTAATCAGCGAAGACTTATTGCTCCTTTCAAACTTTGAAAAATTGACTGACATTCAAAATTCAACAACTGAAAGCAGTACCTAATATAATATTACGCCTTTATAGAATTTTAACCGGGGATTTCATGCCGCTAAGCAGCCTTCAGCAAAGAATCATCACTTCACTCCTTCTCGTTGCGACCCTTGCCACAGCCCTGATCATGGGCGGTAAGGTTCTCATCGGAGCCTTAACAATCTTTTCTATAGTCGCACTTCATGAATTTTACTCAATGTTCTGGCAGGATAGGTCAAACAGGCTTTCCAGATATATAGGACTGGCTGCCGGTGCAGGAATAATTATAACCTCAACTTCCATGTCACCTGTCTGGATGCTTCTAATCATGGTCGGGGCATTTTGGCTTTTCAATTTTCGATTTCTATTTTCATACAGCGCAGACGCACATAAATCATCATACCATGACAGTTTGATTTTGTTTGCCGGATTAGTTTACATTCCAGTGACATTACAGTTTGTCACTTCTATGAACAGCTGGGAAATACTTTTTGTAATGATCTCAGCTTCAGCGTCGGACACAGCTGCATTTTATGCCGGAACACATTTCGGAAAGAAAAAAATATGGCCCAAGGTCAGCCCTAAAAAATCATGGGCGGGTTCCATCGGTGGTTTTATCGGCTGTATCAT harbors:
- a CDS encoding fumarylacetoacetate hydrolase family protein; the protein is MKVFRIKHGENVFYATLEDDHFKSLIAGQAGNKPIPLAQCTILPVVVPSKIICVGLNYKDHAGEIDMEIPDEPMIFFKPPSAVIGNGDAIILPSASEQVDFEGELAVIIGQPVKNVPPEKVLPLIFGYSCANDVTARDFQRKDRLFTRAKGFDTFAPIGPCIETEIDTSSLTMRTIVNDKVRQEANTADMAYSPAELVSYISHIMTLNPGDVIMTGTPSGIGKLTAGDRVEIEIEGIGKLSNPVLSDESLNTPVQ
- the rpsB gene encoding 30S ribosomal protein S2 gives rise to the protein MAYVTMKQMLETGVHFGHQTRRWNPKMRPYIFGARNGIHIMDLQQTVKLFRTAHDFIADAVAQGGKVLFIGTKRQAQESIAAEASRAGMFHVTHRWMGGTLTNFQTIKRRIDRLKKLEEMFEDGSIKRFPKKEIVMMGREVKKLTLALGGIKDLHGAPSVAFVIDPKREQIAIQECRKLGIPVVAVVDSNCDPDMVDFIIPGNDDAIRAIKLFATHMADACLEGAARRKEDKEMEAEKTKATEKAEEAPQEAK
- the tsf gene encoding translation elongation factor Ts, producing MAITAQMVKSLREQTGVGMMDCKKALAECDGNEEKAIKHLREKGLAKAAKKAGRATSEGLIGTYMHSNGKLSAMVELKCETDFVAKADQFIQLSKDLAMQVAATNPTCVSPDELPQDVLEKEKEIYLQQAIAEGKPEKFATKIVEGRINKYYKEVCLLEQPFIKDDKKTIKDLLNETIAILGENMQIGRIARINLAEAADAASEEGEAE
- the pyrH gene encoding UMP kinase, encoding MIKLSGEALAGDQQFGIKPSAISQFAGEIAAAAKAGLQVALVIGGGNIFRGMSDSAKGMDRASADYMGMLATIMNALAVQDALEKMGCDTRVMSAIPMQAVAEPYIRRRAIRHLEKGRVVICAAGTGNPYFTTDTAAALRAMELKTEAIIKATKVDGVYDKDPMKYDDAVKYESITYLETLEKRLGVMDSTATSLAMDNDMPIIVFNLFEEGNIGRVVRGEKIGTIVHGG
- the frr gene encoding ribosome recycling factor — protein: MISEVLADGKKRMEGALTSLESDFGKLRTGRASTSLVDQISVDYYGTPTPINQLASVSIPDSRTVAIQPWDKGAFPLIEKALMLSDLGLNPVNDGKLLRISIPLLTEERRKELVKIAKKYTEDSKVALRNVRRDMNDTLKKLEKDKEISEDEQRKAQDDVQKMTDLYVKKCDEACNAKEKEILEI
- the uppS gene encoding polyprenyl diphosphate synthase; amino-acid sequence: MMPRHLAVIMDGNGRWAKARGLSRSEGHKAGTEAAKAIVTKCRKLGIKHLTLYTFSKENWARPKDEIATLFDLLKVFLKKELSSLREQDIRLKILKGLSEFPFGVRQVIAHTIKKTENCNSMTLNLALNYSGRDEIVRACKKMISAGISEDEITEERISGYLYTAGQPDPDLIIRTSGEQRLSNYLLYQAAYSELYFTDVYWPDFSPEELDKAIADYAGRQRRFGKTGDQI
- a CDS encoding SH3 domain-containing protein — its product is MSLRIWSYFAITLCLITSGCIPKNTKRAQEPPVHTAVRTETIVITPIVTGTSLMKSNVREVASSKSDIVDVLPKGTQVELTGKNGNWYHVKRINSQAKSGFVYHKLIALDFDNYLGTKGKNKQSALVYNAPSEKAKTAIKIMARTPFDIVGYENGFYKVKGEHFKGYLKADLCVADPSSAIAKTKTVTISSSGNTGKIQKIKNGQYAVPPQKAQSSKKYASKKTSKTKFRSSSSSSKKRTAIKKRSSSEPNAAATLFGAFASALLGGGSQNRAVRPQSQNDALKDILKSISAGKELAQQTVKIREQMLGALNETRALQSLIGATVAAMNTNYKIAEQTARGVSSTGMKKISIKAFIQDLSYEPTESIESAAVKIAQNGKRLKALESRIKSEADTFSQLNSQQLQNMDSIIDSFSTNLHASNALYDFSIAKSNNVILRIDRAVTAYDEKAGPMAAEATKQAGIIALATAQLVSQISNAQSNPLGALTALPRLMEIQEELTTLSGLFQDFQADYEYIENNSAIISKQGQDISRIIMTARRKNTQITTMLESYYQKKLSLSKRLKSKLARQTESGYKTVEKKASSVALAEDLLD
- a CDS encoding HD family phosphohydrolase, which produces MRKNIAELTAAGISDIEKFLDDVVAKSRRTVCQQAIEDLTCPMKAAVFSVLETQMSLVDRLTEIGLALSGETRLERLLEMIVDEARVLTKADAGTLYIVDKQGRKLDFSILQNDTMQVRMGGTSGNEITLPAVPLYYAGNKPNKSNVSSYCALTGETVNIADVYEAEGFDFTGPRKYDAATGYHSKSMLVLALKNHEQDIIGVLQLLNALDEDGEVIEFSSNVVDIVGSLASQAAIALTNAQLIQGLKDLLYSVIQSIAAAIDAKSPYTNGHIERVVTITMMIADKINSIEEGKYADVHLSNDELEELKLAAWMHDVGKISIPEHVVDKSTKLETIFDRSELVDARFRLISEIIKNRQLEETIEAMKNGATPEKLSEIEMSYAVKLEQVEDDRLFISSCNIPKEFMSDDRIARVEDIAARTYESNGETFNWLTENEVLNLCIRKGTLTDDERKIIESHAAITFEMLSRLPFPKRLLRVPEYAAGHHERLDGSGYPKGLGEDELPLQARIMAVADIFEALTAKDRPYKKPMKLAQAIEILGFMVKDNHIDSDICNLFMESGLLMEYAHAELDPSQIDED
- a CDS encoding phosphatidate cytidylyltransferase, whose translation is MPLSSLQQRIITSLLLVATLATALIMGGKVLIGALTIFSIVALHEFYSMFWQDRSNRLSRYIGLAAGAGIIITSTSMSPVWMLLIMVGAFWLFNFRFLFSYSADAHKSSYHDSLILFAGLVYIPVTLQFVTSMNSWEILFVMISASASDTAAFYAGTHFGKKKIWPKVSPKKSWAGSIGGFIGCIICCTIYGIIFGHAPVLSWIVLAASLNVAAQMGDFFESALKRKLEIKDSGKILPGHGGVLDRIDSLVLVIPVYILARQLHAFF